The following DNA comes from Pseudomonas sp. Tri1.
GTTCTTTGGCGTTGGCTCCATCGTCGCCGCCAGTGTGGTCGCCCCAGAGAAACGTGCCGGGGCGGTTGCGGCCATGTTCATGGGCCTGACCCTGGCGACCATCGGCGGTGTGCCGCTGGCCGCCTGGTTTGGTGAACTGTTCGGCTGGCGCACCGCATTCTGGGGGATTACCGGCCTCGGCGTGTTGACCATGGCCGCATTGTGGTTCGCCCTGCCCAACCTGCCGGCGCCGCAAAGCGTCGGTGTACTGGCCGAAATTCGGGTACTGGGCCGTGGCCCGGTGCTGGGGGCGTTGGCCCTGACCGTAGTAGGCTCCGGTGCGATGTTTACTGTCTTCACCTACATCGCGCCGATCCTCAGCAGCGAGACCCATGCGTCCACCGCGTACATCACCGCCATGCTGGTGCTGTTCGGTGTGGGGTTGACGCTGGGCAACATGTGGGGCGGCAAGGCCGCCGATCGCTCGATAGACCACACTCTGATCGTTTCACTGAGCGTGCTGATTCTCGTCTTGCTGGCGTTCACCGCACTGATGCGTTGGCCGCTGCCGACTGCCGTTGCCATCCTGATATGGGGTATCGCCAGCTTCGCCCTGGTGCCGCCGCTACAGATGCGCGTCATGGAAGCGGCCAAGGACGCGCCCAATCTGGCCTCGGCGGTGAACATCGGGGCCTTCAATCTCGGCAACGCGATTGGTGCGGCGCTGGGCGGAGCGGTGATCAAAGCGGGGTTGGGTTATCCGGCGATTTCCCTGGCCGGGGCGGCAATGGCGGGGTTGGGGCTGCTGATGGTGTTGGCCTTTGCCTGGCGCTCCAGAACGATTGCAACTGCGGTGGTATGACGATGATGTGAGGGGGGCTGTTAGTCGCCATTGAGGTGAACAGCCGGCATTACGCATCCGGCAAATCCGGCAACCCTTGTTCTGCCCCAATAACCGCCTATCCTTGCCCCAACTGACTCAGTGGATGGGTGCTACTGCGAAGCCTGCCAAGGCCGACGCCCGTATTGCATTCCGCTTTGAAATCACCAGCGATACGGTGGTGATTTCCTCCTGCAACATGACCTACACAAAGCCATGATTCCAAAATCCGGAGAATCTTTTTTTCGAAGGCAGAGAAAAGCCCGGCATTTCACCGGGCTTTGCATAGCGCTCTAGGCACGCCGTTTGATTGCGACCTTCGACCACAGGGTAAAGGCAACTGGGGGTGTCCAGCCTGAGTTTGATACGTGCTCTTGCAGGCACACGTAATTATTACCTTCGTAAGTCACGCCATCCTCCTTGCGATACCGATGGTTCAACTGCCACTCGGGGAACTCTGGATCGGTGATGTCTCCAGCAGTTCGAACGCTCAGGCTCTTGCTCGGAAGCGACTCATTTCCCTGAGAGTCTGTTGCCGTGACAAAGTAGCTGTACTGAGTGTTCGGCGTTAAGCCTGAGTCTGTCAGCGTTAAAGACGCCGAACGGCCTATCGCAGCCCCATTTCGGTACAACGTGTATGTCTCGATCGGACGAGGGCCGCTTGAAGCCCCCCAACTCAAGATCATACCCGTCTCGGTTACGTCCCTGGCGGACAGGTTTGCGGGAGCCGTCGGCCGGTCACCAGGCTCCGACTCGCCGTGAATCAACGGGGCGTAACGATTGTAGAACTCCCAGTTATAGGAAACATTGTCCCTGGTAATGCCATCGTCCCAGTTGATAGACCAAGTCATCAGCCCTTTGATGGAATGGCCGGCAGAGTCGAGACGCTTGAATGCATTTACCACTGCCGCAGGATCAATCACATAACCAGTGGCCGCCGCATCATTGTTGGCCGGTAAGCCAATGACAAATTTATCTGCTGGGATGGCGATGTAGTCCCGAGTACCCGTTACCAGGCTTTCGGTCAGGTAGTAGAGGAAATCCTCTTTCAACTCATCATTGTTCTGCGCAATCCAGGCACCTTGACCACCGTTGGCCTCCTGAACCCAGATCCCATCACCACCTTGGTTGTAGTACTGAGGCGCGATGAAGTCGTAGTACCCCTCAAGGGCCTGAATGTAGCCAACGTACTTGCCGCCCGTTCTGAGATAGGGAAACTCAGGTGCCATGCTGATGATGAAATGTTTCTCTTCGCCCTTGTAGTGATCCTTCACCAGTTTCAAGGCTGCAGGCAGTACCGTCATGTTGTCAGCGACATCAATGGCGCTTTGCTCAAGGTCGATATCCAACCCATCGAAGCCGTAGACTTCAACCAACCGGATGATCTCATTCGCCAGAGGTTGTTCATCTCCTTTGTGCAACTCGATATGAGCATCGGCGCCACCTAACGAGATCAATACAGCTCTTCCCTGACTGTTCAGCACGCCTACCTGACGGCGAAACTCGTCGTCGGAGAGGTTATAGGGTTTGAAAGTAGGAATGCCCCGGCCTTTCATAAAAGCCACTGCAACAACATTGTAGTCCTTGGGTACATCCACCAGATCTAGATTGGCGAACTGCCCACCTTGATAGCCGTCACTATGACCGGCCGGCCAGTTATGCCAAAAACCCATCAGAATTTTTTTATTGGCAATGCTAGGCATCAAAGAGGCTGAATCACTTACTTTGGACTTCAGCAAAGAAAAATCAATCTTGGTCATTGTTCTATTCCTTCAGAACTGTACTAGGGGCCGTACATAGCCCGACTTTATCTAAAGTTCACATCAAACGCCTGATAGAACGCATTCCCCGTATCAGCAACAACCCACAGCAGGACAATAATATGATGACCATGCTTACCCGTTGGCAGCTTCACTTCATGTTCAACCTTCGCCTTCAATTCGTCGGTATATTCGTAGAAGGGAACCTGGGTATAAAAATCATCATAGAAAGACTTTGGCTCAAGCTGAGCGCGGCTGATACGCTTTTCAGGATCCCAGCCATCCTTAGTAATAAACCAGCTAAAACCCCGAGTCACGTGGGGCATGGTGTATGCCCATTTGACATGAAACGCCTGGCCCGGTTCGACATTCAATAGAGGCCAGGTAAATGGGCGATTCAGTTTTTTGCTCACTTCCTCGTCGGTGAAGTTAACGCAGTCGCGCTCATCAGTCTGGCCACCGCTGAGGATATAACCATCCGCTGGTGGTACCAGGCTCGCGACGTCACTCTCATAAGGTCTTGGGAATGGCCCAGCAGTCGATGATGGGAAGTTTTTACCTCCTTCCATTGCATTAGCATGCCATTCAAGAATAAGGCCCTCGTCTGTAGCAATAGCAGAACGACTAGGAGGGGAAATGACACGGCCGTGCTTCAACTGCGGGTTGGATTCTGGCTTATTCATTGGTTCATTCCTTTGATTAATTGATCTCTCCTCTAGAGGAGAATTCTCAGGCTAGCGCAAGGTATTGGATTGTCCACCATAAAAAACAAATACGACCATGGAATAAATAAAACACACGCTGGTGGACTCTCTCAACACCCGCCACCCGCCTTTTCCACACAAAACCAACGGACAAGAGGACAGGACTAAGCCGACAGCAACTTAGAATCTTTCGAAATATACATTCAGATAACATATAACTTAAACTTTTTGAGCAAGAACATGGACAGCATAAAAATATCGACTAAGGTGAGAAGCATCCTAGCGAGGCACACATTAATTGGGCGAAAGAAGTCGGAGAACACTCCCTGCGCAGGTTGAAAGCTGATAGAACTACGGACACCTAGAAGCGCCCGTTACAGGGCTGCATCTCCCCTGACGCGAGGACTTCCAAATAAATGGCACTGTCCGCGCGGGACGCTTGCTACCGATCTCAGCCACCCAGTGTGCTGGTCAAGTCCGATGCAAACGACAGGTCAAGTCGAATACAATGGTGTGCAATACCCAGTTGAGAACAATATGAAAATTCGAAAAGCCTTACTGACCGATGCAGAATCGGTGTCCAAACTTCTAGGCCAGTTAGGCTACCAAACCTCGCCAATGCTAATCCGAGATAAACTTGAGGCTTTAGAACTTAGCGCTCGGGATACCGTGCTGTTGGCACAAGACGGTAAAAACATTATTGGCGTCATGAGCTTACACGTACTTGAACTGTTTCATCAGCCGGGTAGGCTCGGACGCATTACCTCCCTTGTCATTGATGACGATTTCCGAGGACAAGGCGTAGGGGCAATGCTGGTTTCCGCTGCTGACGCGTTTTTTATAGAGCAACATTGCGTCCGGGCTGAGGTGACTAGCAGTGACCACCGAATACAGGCTCACACTTTTTATCAGCAGCAAGGTTACGCAGTCGACGAGCGTCGGTTTGTCAAACGGTATGATTCTTCTGGGGCATAGTGAGTGTAAATTCGGTGAGCACGTCACCTTGATAAAAATATAAAACTGGTGAGCGGCGTGTATTGCCCGAACGTTTACCTGCTTCCGGCCAGAAGCGGTCATTCGAACAAGGTCCCTCCGTGAATTTATATGAGCATCAACCATAACTATGACACTTATCAAAGGCGACATCATCAAATTGACCTACGTCGATTCTACGAAGGCCCTATATGTTGACTGGATAAATGCTCGTGATGCGGCGCCTGGAGATATTGCAGTCGTTAATGAAACGTTTAGCACGGAGTCCGGACTCATCGTCCGTCTATTGTGTGAGCACCGGCCAGGCTTTCAAGAATGGTGCGCCACATTTCATGAAGTAGATTTGACTTACGAACTATTGCTCGTAAAACCAAGTTTCGACGACGAAATTTAAAAGTCCGCTTCGGGTCGAAAATCGCCATCCCAGAGGCTGCTTTCGGCCAGAAGCAGCCGGTGAGGAAAGTCAACTTTCGACCCAGAGCGGTCATCCACTCATGAGTATTGGGTTCATGCGCCCACGTCATTTATCAATTCGCGCCAGACGTCCCTTGCCTTCTGCTCCGAGGTAAAGACTTGTATTTTTGGATGCCAGAATTGCCCCTCAATTACGATGCATTCCAAGGTAGAGTCCTGAAACGTAAAGACATAATGGATGATTATCCACAGCTCAGTTATGACCTCATATAAGCGCCAACCCACGCACAAAGTGGCCGTTGATTCATCTGTCGCCCCGTCGCGCACCTCTGAAGCCGTCAATACCCAAACAGCGACTTGCTCTCCAGGTATTCTTCAAACCCCATCTCCCCCCACTCGCGCCCATTACCCGACTGTTTATAGCCGCCAAACGGCGCGGCCTGGTCGGCCCGGGCGCCATTGAGATGGACCATGCCGGTGCGCAATTGCCGCGCAACCCTGCGGCTGCGTTCGAGGCCGGTCGAGGTGACGTAGCCTGACAAGCCGTAAGGGCTGTCGTTCGCGATGGCTATCGCCTCGGCCTCGCTGTCGTACGGCATGATCGCCAGGACCGGGCCGAAGATTTCTTCCCGCGCCACCAGCATGTCCGGGGTGACGTCGGCAAATACCGTAGGTTGCACGTAGTAGCCGCGCTCAACCCCTTGTGGTCGCCCCAGCCCTCCGGCGATCAATCGCGAGCCCTCGGCGATGGCTTGGGCGATCATGGCCTGTACCCGTTCGAATTGCAGGGCATTCGCCACGGGACCGATGGCGCAGGTCGGGTTACTGTCGTCGAAGCACACCTGCGCCAGCACTTCCCGGACGATATCAACCACCGCCTGTTGTTGCGCGCGCGGTACTAGCAGGCGCGTTGGCGCATTGCACGACTGGCCGCTGTTACGGATGCACGCCTGTACCCCGTGGCGCACCGCGCTAGGCAAGTAGGCATCGTCGAGCAGGATGTTCGCGGATTTGCCGCCCAGTTCCTGGGACACACGCTTCACCGTATCGGCCGCCGCCTTGGCCACTGCGATGCCGGCGCGGGTCGAGCCGGTAAACGACACCATATCCACCTCGGCATGGCTGGCCAGCGCAGCGCCAACCCCTGGCCCATTACCGTTGACCAAGTTGAACACCCCCTTCGGCACTCCGGCCTCATGCAGGATTTGCGCGACGATATACGCCGACAACGGCGCACACTCACTTGGCTTGAGTACGACCGTGCAGCCCACCGCCAGGGCGGGTGCGAGCTTGCAGGTGAGTTGATTGAGTGGCCAGTTCCAGGGGGTGATCAGGGCGCACACGCCGATAGGCTCACGCAGTACCAGCGTCTGGCCCAGGCGCCGCTCGAAGCGGTACTCGCGCAGCACTTCCAGCGCCTGCGCCAGATGGCCCAGGCCTGCCGGGACATGAGCGCTTCGGGCCAGGGACAGCGGCGCGCCCATCTCCAGATGAACCGCCTCGATCAACGCCTCGCTATGGCGTTTGTAGGCCTCGATGATGCGCTGCAGCAAGTCGATACGTGTCTGGAGCGAACTCGCGGCGAACGCCGGAAAAGCCTGCCGGGCCGCGCCGAGCGCACGGTCTACATCGCGAGCATCGCCCAGGATGATGCGCGCAACCCCCTGCTCGGTGGACGGGTTTACCACGGTCTCGACGGTTTCGCCGTGGGGTTTGACCCAGGCGCCGTCAATGTAGAACTCAAACAAATCGTACATACCATCGACTCCCTTCAGGCAACCTGGTTCAAGGCAGCCGCCAAGGTGTCGAACACCTGGGCGATCTCGTGCTGGCTGATCACCAACGGCGGTGAAATCACGATGGTGTCGCCCGAACCGCGCACCAGTACGCCGTGCTCAAAGCACCACTGCGCAACTTCACTGCCACGCGCGCCGGCGGCACCGGGGCGCGGCTCGAGTTCGACGGCGCAAAGCAAGCCGATGGTGCGTACGTCCAGCACCGGCCCCACACCCTGCAGCGCCAGCGCGGCCGACTGCCAGGGCCCGCTGACCGTGTTGACGTGTTGATTGATGCCCAGTTCGCGATGCACCTCGATGGTCGCCAACCCGGCCGCACACGCCAGCGGATGCGCCGAATAGGTATAGCCATGCATCAGCTCGATGACGTTCGCCGGCCCGGCCATGAACGCTTCGTACACCGCTCCGCTTACCAGCACGCCGCCCATGGGCACGGCGCCGTTGGTCAGGCCTTTGGCGGTGGTGATCAGGTCTGGCGTTACGCCGAACGCCTGGGCGGCGAAGCTGGCGCCGACGCGGCCAAAACCGGTGATCACTTCATCGAAAATCAGCAGCACGCCATGCCGGGTGCAGATCTCGCGCAAGCGTTGCAGATAACCCTGGGGCGGCGGGTACACCCCGCCGGAGCCTGTCACCGGCTCCACGATCACCGCGGCCACAGTGCTCGGATCCTGAATGTCCAACAGTTGTGTCAGCGCGTCGGCGTAATGTTCGCCCTGCTTCGGTTGCCCGGCGCTGAAACGCATACCCGCGTCGTACGGCAGCGGCAGGTGTGACACTTCGCCCAACAACGGACCGAAGTCACGCTTCTGCCGGCCGATACCCGACACCGACAGCCCACCGAAACCCATGCCGTGATAGCCCTTGGCACGCCCGATAAACTTGGTACGGCGGCTGTCGCCGCGGGCCTGGTGATACGCCCGGGCAATCTTCAACGCGGTGTCGACGGCCTCGGAACCTGAGTTGGTAAAGAACACCTGCGCCATGCCGGCCGGGCTGATGTCGATCAGGCGCTCGGCCATCTCCAGGGCGTGGGGGTGGCTCATCTTGAATGACGAGACAAAGTCCAGGCGCCCCGCCGCCTCGCGAATGGCCTCGACGATTTTCGGCTGGCCATGCCCGGCGTTGACGCACCAGAGCCCCGCCATTGCATCGAGTACACGACGCCCATCGGTGGTGGTGTAGTACATGCCGTCAGCACTGGCGAACATCATCGGTTGGTGCTGGAACTGGCGCATCGGGGTAAACGGTGCCCAGAACGCGCCACACTCGGAACCTGTCGGGTTGGAAATATCGTTCATAGCGACTCCTGCAAAGCTGTTCTTGGATGGCCGATCAGCGTCGGGCGCTGCAACGGGCCGGCGTTAACGTTGACGCTGCGGTCCACGTACAACTTGCCGCGCTCAATACGGCAGCTGACACGGTCACAAAACGCCATCTCGACAAACTGCCAGGTCATGCTTAATACCCCGTCGTCGGTCCAGCGCGCCTGTGCCACCACCGGGGTGAGTTCCGGCTGGTATTGGTGATGCAGATAATGGCCGGTCATGCTGGTCTGGCTTTCGATGCCATTGGCCAGCCCGGCGCGAACGCAGTGGGTGCCACGGGGGTCGGTGAGGTAGAAATCGCAATGATCAGGGCCAAGCACCAAACGTATTTCGCTGACTTGATCTTCGTTGGCCTCCACCACAAACGTGCCGTTGAACTCGGCGTGACGCGGTGAGGTCGACGCCCCTGAGAGAGCCGGCCGCCGCTGGCGTGCCAACAGCGCTGCCAACTCGGCATCCGCCGCGCCGTCGGTGGGTACACCCAGCGCCGGCAACAGATGTTCCCAGAGCAGGCTGTGCAAGCGCCGCTCGCCCAAGGGCAGCCCGGCGGTAAACGCAATCACCGCGTTTTGGCGTGGCAAGACGATGCACTGCTGACCAAATACCCCGGAGGCGTAGTAGCCACCGTGCAGGGTCATCCACCACTGGTAGCCGTAGCCTTCGCGGCGCGTGACACCTGCGTCGCTCGAGTCGCGGCCCTGGTAGCGCTTGCCGTCGAAGGCCCCCATCCATACATCATCGACATGCCCACGGGTGGCTTCGGCCACCCATTCCCGGGATAACAGCTGCTGCCCTTCCCAGTTGCCTTGTTGCAAGTGCAGCACACCGAACTTGAGCAAGTCCTCAGTGCTGCAACTCAGGCCATTGCCGCCGGTGTTGAAGCCACCAGGTGCCAGGTCCCACTCGATGGGCCCCATGGCCATGGGTTGGAAGATACGTGCGTTGCACAATTCAAAGGCCGTCTGGCCGCTGACCACGCTGACAATCGCCGAGAGCATGAAGCTCGAGGCGCTGCTGTAGATAAAGTGCTGCCCTGGTGGGTCCTCGACCGGTTCATCGAGGAACAGCTTGACCCAGCTTTCACTGCGCCCACGCCAGGCCCCGCCGGAAATGCCCTGGCGATGGCCGGTGCGCATGGTCAGCAAATCGCGCACGGTCATGGCTGCCAGGTTTGCGCTGATAGTTACCGGGCAATCGGCGGCAAAAAAGTCCACCACCTTGGCGTCCAGCGACAGCACGCCGTCATCCACCAACAGCCCGATGGCCATGGATACCCAGCTTTTGGTGACCGAATGCTGAACATGCAACCGCTCGGCGCGATAAGGCGCCCAAAACGCTTCGGCCACCACCGCACCGTCGCGGTACAGCATGAAACTGTGCAACTCCAGGCCCGCAGCGTTCACCGCTTCAATGAAATCACTCACGCCACGCGCCGATACGCGTTGTTGGCTGGGCAGTGCCCGCCGCAACGGCAAACTCGTCATCTGATCTATCCCCTCATTTCCACTGCCTAGGCGTGCAACAGGCTGCCCCTGTTGCACCCCGTTACCGCTACCAGAGCGCCACGGTGTAACCCAGGATCACTCGGTTTTCGTTGGTGTCACGGGTGAAGTTGCTGGTAGCGCTGGCGTTCTGCCAACGCAGAGACACATCCTTGAACGTGCCGCTCTGCACGACGTAGCCGAGGCTGAAATCGCGCTCCCACTCGCGCCCTTCGCCCTCGAAGCCGATGACCTTGGCGTTGTCGCCCTTGGCGTAACGCGTCGAGAACAGCAGGCCCGGCAGGCCCAGCGAGGCGAAGTCATAGTCATAGCGGGCATGCCACACGCGCTCGCCGGTCTGGGAGAAGTTGGCCAGTTGGTACTCGGTGAACAGGTAGGTGTTGGTACCGTCCACGTAGGTGAACGGCGTCGAGCCGTACTGTTCCTGGTAACCGCCGCTGAGGCTGTGGCCATAGAGGCTGTAGCCGATACGGGTACTCAACGCGCGGTTATCCACCTTGCCGGCCAGGGCCGCAGCGTCTTCACTGGCGTTGAAGTAACGAATGTCGGTCTTGAACGTGCCGGGGCCCCACTTGAGGCTATTTTTAAAACCCAGGTAGTGCTGTTGGTAGAGGGCTTCCAGTTGCGCGTACTGATAGGTAACGACCGTGCTTGGCGTGAGCTTGTATTCGCCGCCGGCGTAGCGGAACTCATCACTTTTGGCGCTGCTTTTGTAGGCGCCGTACTGGCTGGTAAGGCCCATGTCCTCGTAGTCGGTCGAGTCGCGCTGCTTGACCTGATCCAGTTGGCCCACGGTCAGGGTCAAGTTGTCGATGTCCTTGGAGGTGAGCGCCGTGCCACTGAAACTCTGCGGGAACAGACGGCTGAGATTTGGCTGCAGAGTGGGCAGGTCCGGCACCATATAGCCCACACGCAGCTCGCTTTGGGCCATGCGCGCCTTACCGGTGATGCCGAGTTTGGAGTAGTTGTCATGGGCACGGCGTGCATAGCTGGGAGAGCCCGGTTCGGCCACGCTTGAGCGCGCCAGCAGCCCGGTGCCGGAGTTATCCGGGCTCGAATCGAGCTTCACGCCCAGCATGCCGACCGCGTCCAGGCCAAAACCCAACGTGCCGTCGGTAAAGCCCGACTGGAGGTTGAGAATGAACCCCTGCGCCCATTCGGCGCGCTTGTTCTGTCCGCTGGACTCGCGGTAGTCGCGGTTGAAGTAATAGTTCTTCAATTCAAGCGAGGCCTTGCTGTCGGCGACAAAGTCGGCCTGGGCAAACAAGGGTATGAAACCGACGCCCATGACGCTGGCACTGCTGACAACTTTGTTGATGCGGTTATTCATGTGTAGGTTCCTGGCAGACAGGTTGAGTGGGGTTGTTTTTGTTTTCTTCGGCCATGGCTTCGCCTGCCTCGCCAATCACCGATTGACGAAGGGTTGGGTTTCAAAACATGGCCTGGGGTGCAGCAGTACCTAAATCACACCGGCACGGAGGCGGTAACTGCCATCCGCACGTTTCTCCAAGGGGCTGGCCGCTGCGAGCAGCCGGCGGGTATAGGGATGTTGTGGGGTGTCGAAAATGGCGTCACGCGGCCCCATTTCAACCACCTCGCCCTGGTTCATCACCGCCACGCGATGAGCGATGCGCTCCACTGCCGACAAGTCGTGGGAGATGAACAGGCAGGCGAACCCGTATTGGCGTTGCAAGCGCTCGAACAATTCAAGAATCTGCTTTTGAATGGTCATGTCCAACGCCGAAATCGGCTCATCGGCAATCACCAGCTTGGGCCGCCTGACCAGCGCCCGGCCAATTGCCACGCGCTGGCGCTGGCCACCGGAGAGTTGATGGGCAAAGCGCTCACGGAACTGCTCGGGCAAGCCAACGTCAACCAGGGTCTCGGTGACCCGCTGACGTTTTTGCGCGGCCGTCAGCCCCGGCTCATGGCGCAGCGGCTCGGCAATGATCTGGCCGACGGTCATGCGTGGATCAAGGGAAGAATACGGGTCCTGGAAAATCATCTGGCATTGCAGGCGGTGTGCACGGTTGGCGGCCTTGAGGATATCCACGCCCTGGAACAGGATGGCCCCGGCACATGGCGTGACCAACCCGACCACTGCACGCCCAAGGGTGGTTTTGCCCGAACCGCTGCCACCGACCAAGGCCAAAGTCTCGCCCGGTGCAATGCTCAGGTTCACCGAATGCACCACACGCTTGGGTACGCTGCGCCCCCAGAAACTGCGCGGCCCCGGGTGTTCGATGCACACATCCCGGACCTGCAACAACGCGTTGTCGGCAGCCGGCAATGGCACCAGCTCGCCGCGCCGTGGCAACGCCTCAAGCAACTGCCGGGTGTAGTCGGCCTTCGGTGCGAACAGGATGTCTTCGATACGCCCCTGCTCCACCGCCTTGCCCGCACGCATCACCACCACCTTGTGGGCATAACGCGCCACCAGGGACAGGTCGTGGCTAATGAACAGAATCGCGGTGCCTTGCTCGCGCGTCAACTCCAGCATCAACTCGATCACGTCCAGTTGTGCCAGGCAATCGAGCGCCGTGGTTGGCTCGTCAGCGATCAGCAGCGCCGGACGCAGCAACATCACCGAGGCCAGCATGATCCGTTGGCGCATGCCGCCGGAGAACTGGTGCGGGTAGGACCCCAGGCATTTCTCGGCATCCTTGATACCGATGCGTTGTAGCATGGCACTGCAGCGCTCGTGGATCGTCGCCGCATCCAGCGCGGTATGCAGTTTGAGCGCCTCGCTCATCTGCCGGCCAATCGTCAGCGCGGGGTTGAGCGAGACCATGGGTTCCTGGAACACCATGCCGATCCGCGCACCGCGCACTGCACGCATCGCCTTGGCATTGCCGCTGTCCAGCGGTTCGCCCTGGAAGGTGATGCGTCCACCACACACCCGCATCGGTGCCGGCAACAAGCCAATGGCAGCGCGTGCGGCCATGGTCTTGCCGCTGCCCGATTCGCCGACCAGCGCGACGATCTCGCCGGGGGCCATGGTGAAGCTGAAATCATCGACGGCCAGCGGGCCGTCTGCACCGACGCGAATCTGTAGATTTTCAACGGCCAGTAATGGGACTGGAACGCTCATGCTCATTTCCTCATGCGCGGGTCGAGACGATCACGCAAGGCATCGCCGAACAGATTGATAGCCAGCAGCGTCAGGCTGATAAAAATGCCCGGGAAGATCCCCAGCCACGGCGCCGTCGAGATGTAGGTGCGGCTCGCCGAGAGCATGCTGCCCCAGGACGCGGCC
Coding sequences within:
- a CDS encoding OprD family porin, with product MNNRINKVVSSASVMGVGFIPLFAQADFVADSKASLELKNYYFNRDYRESSGQNKRAEWAQGFILNLQSGFTDGTLGFGLDAVGMLGVKLDSSPDNSGTGLLARSSVAEPGSPSYARRAHDNYSKLGITGKARMAQSELRVGYMVPDLPTLQPNLSRLFPQSFSGTALTSKDIDNLTLTVGQLDQVKQRDSTDYEDMGLTSQYGAYKSSAKSDEFRYAGGEYKLTPSTVVTYQYAQLEALYQQHYLGFKNSLKWGPGTFKTDIRYFNASEDAAALAGKVDNRALSTRIGYSLYGHSLSGGYQEQYGSTPFTYVDGTNTYLFTEYQLANFSQTGERVWHARYDYDFASLGLPGLLFSTRYAKGDNAKVIGFEGEGREWERDFSLGYVVQSGTFKDVSLRWQNASATSNFTRDTNENRVILGYTVALW
- a CDS encoding ABC transporter ATP-binding protein, which gives rise to MSVPVPLLAVENLQIRVGADGPLAVDDFSFTMAPGEIVALVGESGSGKTMAARAAIGLLPAPMRVCGGRITFQGEPLDSGNAKAMRAVRGARIGMVFQEPMVSLNPALTIGRQMSEALKLHTALDAATIHERCSAMLQRIGIKDAEKCLGSYPHQFSGGMRQRIMLASVMLLRPALLIADEPTTALDCLAQLDVIELMLELTREQGTAILFISHDLSLVARYAHKVVVMRAGKAVEQGRIEDILFAPKADYTRQLLEALPRRGELVPLPAADNALLQVRDVCIEHPGPRSFWGRSVPKRVVHSVNLSIAPGETLALVGGSGSGKTTLGRAVVGLVTPCAGAILFQGVDILKAANRAHRLQCQMIFQDPYSSLDPRMTVGQIIAEPLRHEPGLTAAQKRQRVTETLVDVGLPEQFRERFAHQLSGGQRQRVAIGRALVRRPKLVIADEPISALDMTIQKQILELFERLQRQYGFACLFISHDLSAVERIAHRVAVMNQGEVVEMGPRDAIFDTPQHPYTRRLLAAASPLEKRADGSYRLRAGVI